The following are from one region of the Nicotiana tabacum cultivar K326 chromosome 3, ASM71507v2, whole genome shotgun sequence genome:
- the LOC142176731 gene encoding uncharacterized protein LOC142176731: MNALIWNIRSINTQQAFERLTKMHRQNHYEFVGLMEPKQQAKKLERYRNKIGLTQAIANVSNKIWAFIDEVFEVTVMCNMVQQLTLRFTESYMEFVLTLIYAKCDAIERIELWDSLYAMARDMGAPWLVGGDFNVIWDEEEKFGGLPVSLNEIDDFRHCINTCNLFDLGFKGSIFTWWNGRAEEDCIFKRLDRCLANVEFQQTFSGIEVQHLSKTGSDHSPMYLKCDIETPPIKKPLKLFNFWVEHATFKDVVKENWYDDFSANPYILFNHKLKKLKKALSLWSKATFGDIFQKIASMEEVVMVHEAEFEANPTAMNRERLQKVQAELIKCLALEEKYWQQKEGMTWFKEGDMNTKFFHAQVRGRRKRLQLNRIQNSEGTWIEEEQEIAEEGIKYYEVQFTEAATPSSLDIVEHVPNLINTEQNAELIKQPTKEEVKVDLDLMVIVLGGQMV, encoded by the coding sequence atgaatgctcTCATTTGGAATATAAGGTCAATCAACACACAACAGGCCTTTGAAAGGTTGACAAAAATGCATAGGCAAAATCACTATGAATTTGTAGGTTTAATGGAGCCAAAGCAACAAGCAAAAAAACTGGAAAGGTACAGAAACAAGATAGGACTTACACAGGCAATTGCAAATGTTTCCAACAAGATATGGGCTTTCATAGATGAGGTATTTGAGGTAACTGTTATGTGCAATATGGTGCAACAGTTAACACTAAGATTTACTGAATCATATATGGAGTTTGTCCTAACATTGATATACGCAAAATGTGATGCAATTGAGAGGATAGAATTATGGGATTCATTATATGCAATGGCAAGGGATATGGGTGCACCATGGCTTGTAGGAGGTGATTTCAATGTAATATGGGACGAAGAAGAGAAGTTTGGTGGGTTACCTGTGTCATTgaatgaaattgatgattttcgaCACTGCATCAACACTTGCAATCTCTTCGACCTTGGATTTAAAGGCAgcatatttacatggtggaatgggagagcAGAGGAAGACTGTATATTCAAAAGACTAGACAGATGTTTGGCCAATGTTGAGTTCCAACAAACATTTTCAGGAATAGAGGTGCAACATTTATCAAAGACTGGTTCTGATCATAGTCCAATGTATTTGAAGTGTGATATTGAGACTCCACCAATAAAAAAACCTTTAAAGTTATTTAATTTTTGGGTGGAACATGCGACTTTTAAAGATGTGGTGAAAGAGAATTGGTATGATGATTTTAGTGCAAATCCTTATATTCTGTTTAAtcacaagttaaaaaaattaaagaaggccCTTTCATTGTGGAGTAAGGCTACATTTGGAGATATTTTCCAAAAGATAGCAAGTATGGAGGAGGTAGTGATGGTTCATGAAGCAGAATTTGAAGCAAATCCTACAGCAATGAACAGGGAGAGGCTACAAAAGGTTCAGGCAGAATTGATCAAATGTCTTGCACTAGAGGAGAAATATTGGCAACAAAAGGAAGGCATGACTTGGTTCAAGGAAGGGGATATGAACACTAAGTTCTTCCACGCACAAGTGAGAGGTAGGAGGAAGAGACTTCAGCTTAACAGAATTCAAAACAGTGAAGGAACCTGgattgaagaagaacaagaaattgcAGAAGAGGGGATCAAATACTACGAGGTACAGTTCACAGAAGCAGCTACTCCTTCATCATTGGATATCGTAGAGCATGTTCCTAATCTGATTAACACTGAGCAGAATGCAGAATTGATTAAGCAACCAACAAAAGAGGAGGTAAAAGTGGACTTGGACTTAATGGTGATAGTGCTGGGGGGCCAGATGGTATGA
- the LOC142176733 gene encoding uncharacterized protein LOC142176733 translates to MWKAKLPLDDFLKRVGYCMPSKCWCCVQPDEESLQHLFFRSETTKTTWKYFLSRAGIAVEGLTLHQAITKCWTENVCLRLKPVMQALPSCVVWELWKRRNSMKYGDAVTTSRVICQVSSNLQALVKVRKPGMDMVPHKWQDLLAMMENFTPKLKVTKVMWEFPSAGWLKVNRDGASRGNPGRSSIGFCIRNKNGDIVKSVGKEIEETTNTVAEAKAMVEALRFCRFQQYSHVWLQTDSILLKKIMDGIWKLPWIISEQVEEMMQLMNGGNYTVTHIHSEGNKLTDHLANYALDHGEIECQQFWHLDAQGRRLVNEDKLQCPNIRVKVNKR, encoded by the coding sequence atgtgGAAAGCAAAGCTACCTTTAGATGATTTCTTGAAAAGGGTAGGCTACTGCATGCCATCAAAATGTTGGTGTTGTGTACAGCCTGACGAGGAATCTCTTCAGCACTTATTTTTTAGATCAGAAACTACAAAGACAACTTGGAAGTATTTTCTATCGAGGGCAGGAATAGCTGTGGAGGGACTTACATTGCACCAAGCAATCACAAAATGTTGGACTGAAAATGTGTGCTTAAGGCTAAAACCGGTAATGCAAGCACTCCCCTCATGCGTAGTCTGGGAActttggaaaagaagaaatagtatGAAGTATGGTGATGCTGTGACAACTAGCAGGGTGATTTGTCAAGTTTCATCAAATCTTCAGGCATTGGTGAAAGTGAGAAAGCCTGGGATGGACATGGTACCTCACAAATGGCAAGATCTATTAGCTATGATGGAAAATTTCACTCCTAAACTTAAGGTTACAAAAGTCATGTGGGAATTTCCAAGTGCAGGATGGCTAAAAGTTAATAGGGATGGTGCATCGAGGGGAAATCCAGGCAGGAGCTCAATAGGTTTTTGTATAAGAAATAAAAATGGTGACATAGTCAAGTCAGTAGGGAAAGAGATTGAAGAGACAACAAACACAGTAGCTGAAGCGAAGGCCATGGTAGAAGCACTAAGGTTCTGCAGATTTCAACAATACTCTCATGTATGGCTTCAAACTGACTCAATTTTATTAAAAAAGATAATGGATGGGATCTGGAAACTACCATGGATCATATCTGAGCAGGTAGAGGAAATGATGCAACTAATGAATGGGGGCAATTACACAGTTACTCATATTCATAGTGAGGGCAACAAGCTGACAGATCACTTGGCGAATTATGCTTTAGATCATGgagaaatagaatgccaacaaTTCTGGCATCTAGATGCACAGGGAAGGAGGTTGGTTAATGAAGATAAGCTGCAATGTCCAAATATAAGGGTGAAGGTGAACAAGAGATAG